A genome region from Colwellia sp. Arc7-D includes the following:
- a CDS encoding bifunctional allantoicase/(S)-ureidoglycine aminohydrolase, with protein sequence MSDKHTYYAPTGGLPPQTQLISDRAIFTEAYAIIPKRVLTDIVISYLPFWENMRMWVIARPLSGFSETFSQYIVEVGANGGSEKPELDEKAEGVLFVVEGEMDVNIEGTNHHLETGGYAYLPPGCKWTLKNNSSANVKFHWIRKAYQFVEGIDAPEAFVTSDNEVEGIEMPNTGGVWKTTRFTEQSDMRHDMHVNIVTFEPGGVIPFDETHVMEHGLYVLEGKAVYHLNGEWVEVEAGDFMWLRAFCPQSCYAGGPGPFRYLLYKDVNRHMPFIRPAK encoded by the coding sequence ATGTCAGATAAACACACTTACTATGCTCCAACCGGTGGTTTACCACCACAAACACAATTGATTTCAGACAGGGCAATTTTTACTGAGGCATACGCCATTATTCCAAAACGTGTGTTAACTGATATTGTGATCAGTTACTTACCTTTTTGGGAAAACATGCGTATGTGGGTTATCGCGCGTCCATTAAGTGGTTTTTCAGAAACCTTTTCACAATATATTGTTGAAGTTGGCGCAAATGGTGGCTCTGAAAAACCTGAATTAGACGAAAAAGCAGAAGGTGTGCTGTTTGTTGTTGAAGGCGAAATGGACGTAAATATTGAAGGCACTAACCATCACCTTGAAACAGGTGGTTATGCTTATTTACCGCCTGGTTGCAAATGGACGCTAAAAAATAACAGCAGTGCCAACGTTAAATTTCATTGGATCCGCAAAGCGTATCAATTTGTGGAAGGTATCGATGCACCTGAAGCCTTTGTTACCAGTGATAACGAAGTAGAAGGCATTGAAATGCCCAATACTGGCGGCGTATGGAAAACCACTCGCTTTACTGAACAGTCAGATATGCGTCATGACATGCACGTGAATATTGTTACATTCGAACCCGGTGGAGTTATTCCGTTTGATGAAACTCATGTCATGGAGCACGGGCTTTATGTATTAGAAGGCAAAGCGGTTTATCACCTCAATGGTGAATGGGTTGAAGTAGAAGCGGGTGATTTTATGTGGTTACGCGCTTTTTGCCCACAATCTTGTTATGCCGGTGGCCCAGGCCCGTTCAGATATTTACTGTACAAAGACGTAAATAGACATATGCCTTTTATACGTCCTGCTAAGTAA
- a CDS encoding MarR family transcriptional regulator, which yields MDEVDKKIEQWAIQMPELDTKAMAITSRVLRISKHMSDELTKSFRDYELTDAGFDVLATLLRIGPPHALSPNQLLEQMLITSGTMTSRIDLLESKKLVKRTTNKKDKRSVTVSLTPKGLSLIEKVIVEHAQSQKAVVSCFTSAEQAQFEHLLKRYLTQIGY from the coding sequence ATGGACGAAGTCGATAAAAAAATTGAGCAATGGGCAATTCAAATGCCAGAACTCGATACTAAAGCTATGGCTATTACTAGCCGAGTATTAAGAATATCAAAGCACATGAGCGATGAATTAACTAAGTCATTTCGTGATTACGAACTTACAGATGCTGGCTTTGATGTTTTAGCGACGTTGCTGCGTATCGGCCCTCCGCATGCGCTTTCGCCAAATCAATTGCTTGAACAAATGTTGATAACCTCAGGTACGATGACCAGTAGAATTGATTTACTTGAAAGTAAAAAACTGGTTAAACGCACAACCAATAAAAAAGATAAACGCAGTGTCACTGTTTCTCTCACGCCGAAAGGCTTAAGTCTTATTGAGAAAGTGATTGTTGAACATGCGCAAAGCCAAAAAGCGGTAGTGTCTTGTTTTACATCAGCAGAGCAAGCGCAATTTGAGCATTTATTAAAGCGCTACCTTACGCAAATAGGCTACTAA
- the xdhA gene encoding xanthine dehydrogenase small subunit, with amino-acid sequence MTISTVRFLLNNDVVTIENIDPNLTVLQYLREERFNSGTKEGCSSGDCGACTVVIAELTKDNQTLDYKSINACISFVGSLHGKQLITVEHLKQGAKLHHVQQSMVDNHGSQCGFCTPGFVMSSFALHKQNNKPNRTEVLEALAGNLCRCTGYRSIIDAAMASSEHCEADSFAEHYTQTIQQLNEFKTLPSAALSNARHHYFAPKTVVELAEKLLKNPSATLVAGATDLALTVTQNLATIEDLVYLGDVAELNMIENTAEEFIIGSAVPYSQFTPMLHKEYHELGEMIERIGSRQIRNNGTLGGNIGNASPIGDMPPALIALGAEMTLQCGDSERKIAVEDFFVDYKKTLLNPSEFIKNIYIPKSTPDKVLKVYKISKRIDDDISAVLAAFNIELKDNIVTNVRIAFGGMAGIPMRAKQCEAALLNKTLNGESITAAQSALALDFKPMSDVRASDKYRMKVAQNLIQKCYLELQSKQIETRVVNYA; translated from the coding sequence ATGACCATAAGTACAGTGCGTTTTTTATTAAACAACGACGTTGTTACAATAGAAAATATAGATCCTAATTTAACGGTTCTTCAGTATTTACGTGAAGAGCGATTTAATAGTGGCACCAAGGAAGGCTGTTCCTCAGGAGATTGTGGCGCTTGTACGGTTGTTATTGCTGAGTTAACCAAAGATAACCAAACGCTAGATTATAAATCGATAAATGCCTGTATTAGCTTTGTCGGCAGTTTACACGGTAAGCAACTGATCACCGTAGAGCATCTTAAGCAGGGTGCAAAACTGCATCATGTTCAACAATCTATGGTCGATAATCATGGCTCGCAATGTGGTTTTTGTACACCAGGCTTTGTTATGTCTTCATTCGCCTTACATAAACAAAATAACAAGCCTAACCGAACAGAAGTACTAGAAGCGCTGGCGGGTAATTTATGTCGTTGTACAGGCTATCGCTCAATTATTGACGCGGCTATGGCGTCTAGTGAGCATTGCGAAGCTGACTCATTTGCCGAACATTATACTCAAACAATACAACAGTTGAATGAGTTTAAAACCTTACCTTCAGCGGCATTATCAAATGCTCGTCATCATTACTTCGCGCCAAAAACTGTCGTAGAGTTAGCCGAAAAATTATTAAAAAATCCGTCAGCAACTTTAGTGGCCGGTGCTACTGATTTAGCATTAACGGTGACACAAAATTTAGCCACCATTGAAGACCTAGTTTATTTGGGAGATGTGGCTGAATTAAACATGATAGAAAACACGGCTGAAGAATTTATTATCGGCTCAGCAGTGCCTTACAGCCAGTTTACTCCAATGTTACATAAAGAATATCATGAGCTTGGTGAAATGATTGAGCGTATAGGCTCAAGACAAATCCGTAATAATGGCACTTTAGGTGGCAATATTGGTAATGCTTCGCCTATCGGTGATATGCCGCCAGCTTTAATTGCGTTAGGTGCAGAAATGACCTTGCAATGCGGTGACAGCGAACGAAAAATAGCAGTAGAAGACTTCTTTGTTGATTACAAAAAAACGCTGTTAAACCCGTCTGAGTTTATAAAGAACATTTATATACCTAAATCTACGCCAGATAAGGTTTTAAAGGTTTACAAAATATCTAAACGCATTGATGACGACATTTCTGCAGTTTTAGCGGCCTTTAATATCGAACTTAAAGATAATATTGTCACCAATGTTCGTATTGCCTTTGGTGGCATGGCGGGTATTCCTATGCGCGCTAAACAATGTGAAGCCGCCTTGTTAAATAAAACTTTAAATGGCGAAAGTATCACCGCAGCGCAATCAGCATTAGCACTCGATTTTAAGCCGATGTCTGATGTGCGTGCTTCTGATAAATATCGCATGAAAGTGGCACAAAACTTAATTCAAAAGTGTTATTTAGAATTACAAAGTAAACAGATTGAAACACGGGTAGTTAATTATGCGTAG
- the xdhB gene encoding xanthine dehydrogenase molybdopterin binding subunit — MRSLIKTKHSNENINAELASVGQGGVGRSKKHESADKHVSGEALYIDDRPSLQGQLHAAAGQSTIAHGRIKSIDLSAVKAAEGVVAVITVEDVPGHTDIGPVFPGDPVLAIGQVDYIGQPIFAVAATSHDLARRAVKLAKIEYEELTAVLTVKDALAKQSFVRPPFTMKRGDSESAIEQAEHQLSGEISVGGQEHFYLEGQVSTAEPTEDGGMTVFSSSQHPSEVQKLVAEVLDIPLNKVIVDTRRMGGGFGGKETQAAPWACLAALLSNQTKRPVKFKLSRSDDMCMTGKRHPFENNYRVGFDNNGQIKGINIEVNGNCGYSPDLSDAIVDRAMFHSDNAYFLDQATVTGNRCKLNTVSHTAYRGFGGPQGMMTIEMVMDDIARYLGKDPLEIRKINLYGKDDRNVTHYHQTVEHNKMAELISSLEQSADYQARRKSISQFNIENTILKKGIALTPVKFGISFTVQHLNQAGALVHIYTDGTIHLNHGGTEMGQGLYTKVAQIVAEEFQVNVDTVGVSATRTDKVPNTSPTAASSGTDLNGKAAQAAAITIKGRLIAFACEKYNVSEAEVHFKESQVIVGTETFSFAEFIQQAYMGRVSLSSTGFYKTPKIHFDRATGKGRPFFYYSTGAAVSEVLIDTLTGEYKLLRADILHDVGHSLNPAIDIGQIEGAFIQGMGWLTTEELVWNDQGRLLSNNPATYKIPAISDTPSDFRVDLVPDDPNREQTIYNSKAVGEPPFMLGISVWSALKDAISSVSDYKLSPALDTPATPERVLWAVEAMKDSAQA, encoded by the coding sequence ATGCGTAGTCTTATAAAAACAAAACACTCTAACGAAAATATCAATGCAGAATTAGCTTCTGTCGGTCAAGGCGGTGTTGGTCGTTCTAAAAAGCATGAAAGCGCTGACAAACACGTCAGTGGCGAAGCGCTATATATTGATGACAGACCAAGCCTTCAAGGGCAGTTACATGCTGCTGCAGGTCAAAGCACCATTGCACACGGCCGCATTAAAAGTATCGATTTATCAGCCGTTAAAGCAGCTGAAGGCGTTGTGGCCGTGATCACGGTTGAAGATGTTCCAGGACATACCGATATTGGCCCTGTATTTCCGGGTGATCCGGTGTTGGCTATTGGTCAAGTGGATTATATTGGTCAACCAATATTTGCTGTAGCAGCTACCAGTCATGATTTAGCTAGACGTGCAGTTAAATTAGCGAAAATTGAATATGAAGAATTAACCGCTGTATTAACGGTAAAAGATGCCTTAGCGAAACAAAGCTTTGTTCGTCCGCCATTTACCATGAAACGAGGCGATTCAGAGTCTGCAATTGAACAAGCAGAGCATCAATTATCGGGTGAAATTTCTGTTGGAGGTCAAGAGCACTTTTATCTTGAAGGGCAAGTGTCTACGGCCGAGCCAACTGAAGACGGCGGCATGACCGTATTCTCATCATCACAGCACCCGAGTGAAGTACAAAAGCTAGTGGCTGAAGTGCTTGATATTCCTCTAAATAAAGTGATTGTAGATACTCGCCGTATGGGCGGTGGTTTTGGTGGTAAAGAAACTCAAGCTGCGCCTTGGGCTTGTCTAGCTGCGCTTTTATCTAATCAAACCAAACGTCCTGTAAAGTTTAAATTAAGCCGATCAGACGACATGTGTATGACAGGTAAACGTCATCCTTTTGAAAATAATTACCGCGTTGGCTTTGATAATAATGGTCAAATTAAAGGTATTAATATCGAAGTAAACGGCAATTGTGGTTATTCACCTGATTTGTCAGATGCCATTGTCGATAGAGCTATGTTTCATTCTGATAACGCGTACTTTTTAGATCAAGCAACGGTTACCGGTAATCGCTGTAAATTAAATACTGTGTCGCATACCGCCTATCGTGGTTTTGGCGGCCCGCAGGGCATGATGACCATTGAAATGGTGATGGACGATATTGCGCGCTATTTAGGTAAAGACCCGTTAGAAATCCGTAAAATCAATTTATACGGTAAAGATGATCGCAATGTTACGCATTATCACCAAACGGTAGAACATAATAAAATGGCGGAATTAATTTCATCATTAGAGCAAAGTGCTGACTACCAAGCGCGCAGAAAAAGCATTAGTCAGTTCAATATTGAAAACACCATATTAAAAAAAGGTATTGCTTTAACACCCGTTAAATTTGGTATTTCGTTTACTGTTCAACACTTAAACCAAGCAGGTGCCTTAGTACATATTTATACCGATGGTACTATTCATTTAAACCATGGTGGCACAGAAATGGGCCAAGGTTTATATACTAAAGTGGCCCAAATTGTTGCTGAAGAGTTTCAAGTTAACGTGGATACGGTCGGCGTGTCTGCTACCCGAACTGATAAAGTTCCTAATACTTCACCAACAGCTGCGTCATCAGGCACCGATTTAAACGGTAAAGCAGCACAAGCGGCAGCTATAACCATTAAAGGCCGTTTAATCGCGTTTGCTTGTGAAAAATATAACGTTAGTGAAGCCGAGGTCCACTTTAAAGAAAGCCAAGTCATAGTGGGAACAGAAACATTCTCATTTGCAGAGTTTATTCAGCAAGCCTACATGGGCCGAGTGTCGCTATCTTCAACGGGTTTTTATAAAACGCCAAAAATACACTTTGACCGCGCAACAGGTAAAGGTCGACCGTTCTTTTATTATTCAACCGGTGCTGCGGTATCTGAGGTATTAATTGATACGCTAACAGGTGAATATAAATTATTACGTGCCGACATTTTACATGACGTAGGGCATTCGTTGAATCCAGCAATAGATATTGGCCAAATTGAAGGGGCATTTATCCAAGGTATGGGTTGGTTAACGACTGAAGAATTAGTTTGGAATGATCAAGGTCGACTGTTATCTAATAATCCTGCAACTTATAAAATTCCGGCAATCAGTGATACACCAAGTGATTTTAGAGTTGATTTAGTGCCTGACGATCCTAACCGAGAACAAACTATTTACAATTCTAAAGCGGTGGGTGAACCACCATTTATGTTAGGTATTTCAGTTTGGTCAGCACTTAAAGATGCCATTTCGAGTGTGTCAGATTACAAGTTAAGCCCCGCGCTTGATACGCCTGCAACCCCTGAACGTGTTCTTTGGGCTGTTGAAGCGATGAAAGACAGCGCACAAGCATAG
- the xdhC gene encoding xanthine dehydrogenase accessory protein XdhC codes for MTTNWSSASYKLSKQGQAYVLVTLVGVSGSTPRNSGTKMVISSNDIFDTIGGGHLEHKAIKQAKKMLLSGKSCQHIEHFQLGSNLGQCCGGNTTVLFECFATTGVNIMLFGAGHVGKALVPLLAQLPCKVTWVDSREAEFPVNAEQYDNVLKVVSDAPELEVASMPENSYFIVMTHNHQMDFEISQAILKRADFHYLGLIASDTKWRRFKQRYKHRDIDENQVARMNCPIGLSQVGGKLPMEVAISVSAEIINIYQAEQTKVAQLDEILEQSEEHSSTTPVNKKRPKSQQGIHWQELKQLLNTD; via the coding sequence ATGACAACAAACTGGAGCAGCGCGAGCTATAAATTGAGCAAACAAGGCCAAGCCTATGTCTTAGTGACATTGGTTGGTGTTTCAGGATCAACACCAAGAAATAGTGGTACAAAAATGGTCATCAGCAGTAACGACATTTTTGACACTATTGGCGGTGGTCACCTTGAGCATAAGGCGATTAAACAAGCGAAAAAAATGTTGCTCAGTGGTAAAAGTTGCCAGCATATCGAACATTTTCAACTGGGCAGTAATTTAGGTCAATGTTGTGGTGGTAATACAACCGTGTTGTTTGAATGCTTTGCAACAACCGGTGTTAATATCATGTTGTTTGGCGCTGGCCATGTAGGTAAAGCTTTAGTGCCATTGTTAGCGCAACTGCCGTGTAAAGTAACTTGGGTAGATAGCCGAGAAGCAGAGTTTCCTGTTAATGCTGAGCAATATGATAATGTTCTTAAAGTCGTCAGTGACGCGCCAGAGCTTGAAGTAGCGAGCATGCCAGAAAATAGCTATTTTATTGTCATGACACATAATCACCAAATGGATTTTGAAATATCACAGGCAATTTTAAAGCGTGCTGATTTTCATTATTTAGGGCTAATCGCTTCCGATACCAAATGGCGCAGATTCAAACAACGTTATAAACACCGAGATATAGATGAAAACCAAGTTGCAAGAATGAATTGCCCGATAGGGTTATCTCAAGTTGGCGGTAAATTACCGATGGAAGTCGCCATTTCTGTTTCAGCTGAAATTATTAATATTTACCAAGCTGAACAAACAAAAGTAGCGCAATTAGATGAAATACTTGAACAATCAGAAGAGCATAGCTCAACAACGCCAGTGAACAAAAAACGCCCTAAATCGCAGCAAGGTATTCATTGGCAAGAACTTAAGCAATTACTTAACACTGACTAG
- the uraD gene encoding 2-oxo-4-hydroxy-4-carboxy-5-ureidoimidazoline decarboxylase encodes MNLAQLNELTIDEATHTFMQCCTSAAWVEKMVQARPFADKKDLETKADIAWQGLAEADYLEAFEGHPQIGNVDTLRAKYANTKELASGEQSSVSEATEQVIESLAQGNADYLEKFGFIFIVCATGKSAAQMVALLQARLPNDKVTELTNAAEEQRKIFHLRLEKLI; translated from the coding sequence ATGAATTTAGCACAATTAAATGAATTAACTATCGATGAAGCCACACACACCTTTATGCAATGTTGTACATCTGCAGCTTGGGTAGAAAAAATGGTTCAGGCGCGTCCTTTTGCAGATAAAAAAGATTTAGAAACTAAAGCAGATATAGCGTGGCAAGGACTTGCTGAAGCAGACTATTTAGAAGCATTTGAAGGTCACCCACAAATTGGCAACGTTGATACGTTAAGAGCAAAGTATGCCAATACCAAAGAACTTGCCAGTGGTGAACAAAGCTCAGTCAGTGAAGCAACCGAGCAAGTGATTGAATCGCTAGCTCAAGGTAACGCAGATTATTTAGAAAAGTTTGGTTTTATATTTATTGTTTGTGCAACAGGTAAAAGCGCGGCACAAATGGTGGCATTATTACAAGCGCGTTTGCCAAACGATAAAGTAACCGAACTGACTAATGCGGCTGAAGAACAACGCAAAATATTTCACTTACGTTTAGAGAAATTAATATGA
- the uraH gene encoding hydroxyisourate hydrolase, translating into MSQITTHVLDTTRGLPAQNLPITLFVQTNDGWNELACGLTNADGRIAGLLADDLVLGAGIYRMHFSTKPYFLANKEQGFYPYVDIVFELDGSASHYHIPLLLTAFGYSTYRGS; encoded by the coding sequence ATGAGCCAAATAACCACTCATGTACTCGACACTACTCGCGGTTTACCTGCGCAAAACTTACCCATTACTTTATTTGTTCAAACCAATGATGGTTGGAATGAGTTAGCGTGCGGTTTAACTAACGCCGATGGCCGAATTGCTGGTTTATTAGCTGACGATTTAGTGCTTGGTGCAGGAATTTATCGTATGCACTTTTCAACTAAACCGTATTTTTTGGCCAATAAAGAGCAAGGTTTTTATCCTTATGTTGATATCGTTTTTGAGCTAGATGGCAGTGCAAGTCATTATCATATTCCGTTGTTATTAACGGCGTTTGGTTACTCAACATATCGTGGTAGCTAA
- a CDS encoding ureidoglycolate lyase, whose translation MQVVTPKPLTREAFSAFGDVIEADAGAKIIEINDGFTQRYHDLAKVDVSDNAGHAIINIFRSTPLAQPIAVKMMERHPHGSQAFIPMGQNPYLVVVAPAGEFDVNKLEIFIANSDQGVNYHKGTWHHFCLALGGESDFLVVDRGGEGDNCDVLELDGSIVITES comes from the coding sequence ATACAAGTCGTTACGCCAAAGCCTTTAACACGCGAAGCTTTTAGTGCTTTTGGTGATGTTATTGAAGCTGATGCTGGCGCTAAAATAATCGAAATTAACGATGGCTTTACTCAGCGTTATCATGATCTCGCTAAGGTTGATGTCAGTGATAATGCAGGACACGCAATCATCAACATATTTCGCTCTACACCGCTAGCACAACCGATTGCCGTTAAAATGATGGAACGTCATCCACACGGCAGCCAAGCATTCATACCTATGGGCCAAAATCCATACCTAGTGGTAGTAGCTCCCGCAGGAGAATTTGACGTAAATAAGTTGGAAATTTTCATCGCAAATTCTGACCAAGGCGTTAACTATCATAAAGGCACTTGGCATCATTTCTGTTTAGCACTGGGAGGCGAAAGTGACTTTTTAGTGGTAGATCGCGGAGGTGAAGGTGATAACTGTGACGTGCTGGAATTAGATGGCTCTATCGTTATTACAGAAAGTTAA
- the guaD gene encoding guanine deaminase gives MLKVYRGELLHFLADPAKVALQDSYQYIEDGLLIIKDGLVEQVGEAKTLLNTLDTSVEVVHYENGLMMPGFIDTHVHYPQTEMIASYGEQLLEWLENYTFPFERQFSDLEHGKKVAEFFLTQLLEAGTTTALVFGTVHKESVEAFFTIAQQKKLRMICGKVLMDQNCPDYLSDTAQSGYDDSKALIEKWHNTDRLQYAITPRFAPTCSTEQLNKAGQLLAEHPSVYLHTHLSENKAEIAWVEELFPDSDGYLDVYDKSNLLSRRSVFAHGVHLHDSECQRLSETDSAIAFCPSSNLFLGSGLFNLKQAEKFDVNVGLGSDIGAGTTFSMLSTINEGYKTQQLRGDKLSPFKSLFLATLGGAIALDLEGTIGNFVKGAEADFIVLDYNATPLMDRRMQHCKTLSEKLFILSMLGDERHVKATHIMGERV, from the coding sequence ATGTTGAAAGTATATCGTGGAGAGTTACTGCATTTTTTGGCTGATCCTGCCAAAGTAGCTCTACAAGACAGTTATCAATATATTGAAGATGGGCTCCTCATCATTAAAGATGGGCTTGTTGAACAAGTTGGCGAAGCTAAAACGTTACTTAACACACTAGATACAAGTGTTGAGGTTGTTCATTACGAAAATGGTTTAATGATGCCAGGCTTTATTGATACTCATGTGCATTATCCACAAACAGAAATGATCGCGTCATACGGCGAACAACTGCTTGAGTGGTTAGAAAACTATACTTTCCCATTTGAACGTCAATTTTCAGATCTTGAACACGGTAAAAAAGTCGCAGAGTTCTTTTTAACACAATTACTTGAGGCCGGTACAACAACCGCCTTAGTTTTTGGTACCGTACATAAAGAATCAGTAGAAGCCTTTTTCACCATTGCTCAACAGAAAAAATTACGCATGATTTGTGGCAAAGTGTTAATGGATCAAAATTGTCCTGATTACTTATCTGACACAGCACAAAGTGGTTATGATGACAGTAAAGCATTAATTGAGAAATGGCATAATACTGACCGTTTGCAATATGCTATTACACCGCGATTTGCACCTACCTGTTCAACCGAGCAATTAAACAAAGCAGGGCAGTTATTAGCAGAACACCCAAGTGTTTATTTGCATACCCATTTAAGTGAAAACAAAGCTGAAATTGCTTGGGTAGAAGAACTATTTCCAGATAGCGACGGTTATTTAGATGTATACGATAAAAGTAACTTGCTCAGCCGACGTAGTGTATTTGCTCATGGCGTACATTTGCATGACAGCGAATGCCAGCGTTTAAGTGAAACTGACTCTGCTATTGCTTTTTGTCCTAGCTCAAACCTATTTTTAGGTAGTGGCTTGTTTAACCTTAAGCAGGCAGAAAAGTTTGATGTTAACGTGGGTTTGGGTAGCGATATCGGTGCTGGTACAACGTTCTCGATGTTAAGTACGATAAACGAAGGTTATAAAACACAACAACTTCGCGGCGATAAACTTAGTCCATTTAAATCACTATTTTTAGCTACATTAGGTGGAGCTATAGCTTTAGATCTTGAAGGTACTATAGGTAATTTTGTTAAAGGCGCAGAAGCCGATTTCATTGTGTTGGATTATAACGCAACGCCTTTAATGGATAGACGTATGCAACATTGCAAAACACTTTCAGAAAAACTTTTTATACTAAGCATGTTAGGCGATGAACGCCATGTTAAAGCAACTCATATAATGGGTGAGCGGGTTTAA
- a CDS encoding urate hydroxylase PuuD gives MDPYINEWLNLVIRFAHLITGIAWIGASFYFVWLDNHLETPPQEKADKGIGGDLWAIHGGGFYEVAKYKLAPPKIPETLHWFKWEAYTTWITGFLLLTLMFYVGAESYLIDKRVADLSQVQAILLGVGSIVVGVGIYEFLVRTKLRNHGLILGLILLVVATALSYGLTQIFSARGAYMHMGAIIGTIMAGNVFFGIMPSQRALVKAVEEGKAPDPAYGLNAKVRSTHNTYTTLPIIFIMISNHYPMTFNHSANWLVLMVIILITAAVRQYFVLRHFGKQKPVILVASVVATVVLAVAIAPRSVELSAAQQQQVVTNGEVTQIIEQRCGTCHAETPTDDIFTIAPAGIVFSDIDTIKQWGPRIQARVIDAKDMPFMNKTAMTDDERMRLAIWLANSK, from the coding sequence ATGGACCCGTATATTAATGAATGGCTCAATTTAGTCATTCGATTTGCACATCTTATTACAGGTATTGCTTGGATCGGCGCATCTTTTTATTTTGTTTGGTTAGACAATCATTTAGAAACACCACCACAAGAAAAAGCTGACAAAGGTATTGGTGGTGATTTGTGGGCCATACACGGTGGTGGTTTTTATGAAGTGGCGAAATATAAATTAGCACCACCAAAAATTCCTGAGACATTACATTGGTTTAAATGGGAAGCTTACACCACTTGGATCACAGGTTTTCTATTATTAACGCTTATGTTCTATGTTGGCGCTGAATCATATTTAATTGATAAACGTGTTGCTGACTTATCACAAGTGCAAGCCATCTTGTTAGGTGTTGGTTCTATTGTGGTCGGCGTAGGTATTTACGAATTTTTAGTTAGAACTAAGCTAAGAAATCATGGCCTTATTTTAGGTTTGATCCTGCTTGTTGTAGCAACGGCATTATCGTATGGGTTAACGCAAATATTCAGTGCACGTGGTGCTTACATGCATATGGGCGCTATTATTGGCACCATTATGGCCGGCAATGTGTTTTTCGGTATTATGCCGTCGCAACGTGCTTTAGTTAAAGCCGTAGAAGAAGGTAAAGCACCTGATCCTGCTTATGGTTTAAATGCCAAAGTGCGTTCAACACATAACACTTACACCACCTTGCCCATTATTTTTATTATGATCTCAAATCATTACCCAATGACCTTTAACCATAGTGCTAACTGGTTAGTGTTAATGGTGATTATATTGATCACAGCGGCGGTTCGACAATATTTTGTTTTACGACACTTTGGTAAACAAAAGCCTGTAATTTTGGTTGCTTCGGTTGTTGCGACCGTTGTGTTAGCTGTAGCTATTGCACCGCGCTCAGTTGAGTTAAGCGCAGCGCAACAGCAACAAGTGGTGACTAATGGTGAGGTTACGCAAATAATTGAGCAACGTTGTGGCACTTGCCATGCAGAAACCCCGACCGATGACATTTTTACCATTGCGCCAGCGGGTATTGTGTTTTCTGATATTGATACCATTAAACAATGGGGTCCACGTATTCAAGCACGCGTGATTGATGCCAAAGATATGCCATTTATGAATAAAACCGCGATGACAGATGACGAGCGTATGCGTTTAGCCATTTGGCTTGCGAACTCAAAATAA
- a CDS encoding TetR/AcrR family transcriptional regulator produces the protein MSKEKVVEGTIRQKNKAIILEAAKKEFVTYGFKGASIKRIAERANIARANIHYYFADKTDLYQQLLSDIIAVWNKDYDTLTLANEPKKVLSAYIRAKVMHSKNDPDASRIFASELIHGAPVLNDYLNNDFKVWLNTKVMVIESWVEQGLIDPVNPYHLLFLIWSSTQHYADFNVQVVAALDKEAMNDDDFEEVVASLTQIILKGCGIS, from the coding sequence GTGAGTAAAGAAAAAGTAGTTGAAGGGACAATCCGACAAAAAAATAAAGCCATAATATTAGAAGCAGCAAAGAAAGAGTTTGTTACTTATGGTTTTAAAGGGGCATCGATAAAACGCATTGCTGAACGCGCTAATATTGCTCGTGCCAACATTCACTACTATTTTGCTGACAAAACTGATTTATACCAACAGTTATTGAGTGATATTATCGCGGTATGGAATAAAGATTACGACACACTAACTTTGGCTAACGAACCCAAAAAAGTGCTTAGTGCTTATATTCGAGCGAAGGTCATGCACTCTAAAAATGATCCAGATGCATCAAGAATTTTTGCAAGTGAGCTCATTCATGGCGCACCAGTTCTTAACGACTACTTAAATAATGATTTTAAAGTGTGGTTGAATACCAAAGTTATGGTTATTGAATCTTGGGTTGAACAAGGCCTTATTGACCCTGTTAATCCTTACCATTTGTTATTTTTAATTTGGAGTTCAACTCAGCATTACGCCGATTTTAACGTACAAGTTGTCGCGGCACTTGATAAAGAAGCAATGAACGATGACGACTTCGAAGAGGTGGTTGCTTCACTCACTCAAATCATTCTAAAAGGTTGCGGTATTAGCTAG